The genomic window CGGGCCGAGGATCCGGACGGAGGGCTCCGCGGCGCCGCGGAGCTCCACGCCGAGGCGTTCCATGTACTTCGCGACGACCGACTCCTCCGGCCCCCGGGCGATGACCCGGACGATCCGGTGGAACGGGGGCGTCCCGTGGCCCTCCCGCTCCGGCAGCTCGACGGCGACGAAGCCTTCGTAGTCGTGCCGGACCGCGTGCACGATGGCCGGGGCGTCCGGGCAGTACGTCTGCACGAGGACGCGGCCCGGCTTGTCGCCGCGGCCGGTCCGCCCGGCGACCTGGGCCACGAGCTGGAACGTCCGCTCCGCGGCCCGGAAGTCCGGCAGGTGGAGCGCCGTGTCGGCGTTCACCACGCCCACGAGCGTCACGTTGGGGAAGTCCAGGCCCTTGGCGATCATCTGCGTGCCCAGGAGGATCTGCACGTCGCCCGCCTTGAAGGCCGCGAGCACCTCCTCGTGGCTCCCCGGCCTCCGCATCGTGTCCGAGTCCATCCGCCGGACCACGCGGTCCGGGAACGCCCCGATGACCTCCTTCTCCAGCCGCTCGGTGCCGATGCCCCCGTAGTGCAGCCCGGGCTTGCCGCAGGAGGGGCAGGCCGGCGGGCACGGCCGCTCCGCGTCGCAGGTGTGGCAGAGCAGGAGGCGCCGGCCCTTGTGGTGGGTCATCGCCACGTCGCATGCGTGGCACTTCACCACATCCCCGCAATGCGGGCAGATCACGAACGTGTGGTAGCCGCGGCGGTTCAGCAGCAGGATCACCTGCCCCCCGTCGTCCACCGCCCGGTGCACGGCCTCGCGGAGGCTCTCGCTCAGCCCGCCGGTGAACTTCTTCTCGCGGCGGAGGTCGATGACGTCCACCGCGGGCATGGGCCGGCCCTCGACCCGGCTGGCCATCGCGAGCTTGACGTAGCGCCCGCGATCGGCGTTCCGCCACGTCTCGAGCGCCGGCGTGGCGGAGCCGAGCAGCACCGGAACCCGCTCGAGCTGGGCCCGCTTCACGGCGACGTCCCGCGCGTGGTAGCGGGGGACCGTCTCCTGCTTGAAGGTGCTCTCGTGCTCCTCGTCGATGACGATCAGCCCGAGCCGCCGCGCCGGCGCGAAGATGGCGGATCGCGCCCCGACCACCACCTGGACCTCGCCCTCGGCGATGCTCTGCCAGTGGCGGTGCCGCTCCACGTCGCTGAGGTGGCTGTGCAGGACGGCCACGCGGTCGAACCGCCGTCGGAACCGCCGGATGGTCTGCGGCGTCAGGCTGATCTCCGGGACCAGGACGATCGCCTCCCGCCCCCTCGCCACGACCTGCTCGATCGCCGAGAGGTAGACCTCGGTCTTGCCGCTGCCGGTCACGCCGTGGATCAGGAACGGGGCGAAGCCGTCGCCGGCCAGCGCGGGCCGCAGGGCGGCC from Aquisphaera giovannonii includes these protein-coding regions:
- the priA gene encoding replication restart helicase PriA; its protein translation is MFDGDDQAGESAPDERPGAWFGADRVPPRAAAGPYAGIVVNRPIDQVLTYRCGPRVAAAIRPGQRVRVPLGKGNRLAVGYCVGVEDAPPEGLDPGRLKEVAEVLDPAPLIDSRMLELTRWMAEYYVCSWGQALDSAVPAGVRNQAGTRVGTFLLVPEETRQALKDQTLKPRLSPKQAAAMETLCRATGPLTISDVCRRAKCTAAPILALRRQGLIHSVKRRVGLGEAFGADEGDGESDLPDLARPPGPPGGVGPAKARLTLTPEQDAVMAALRPALAGDGFAPFLIHGVTGSGKTEVYLSAIEQVVARGREAIVLVPEISLTPQTIRRFRRRFDRVAVLHSHLSDVERHRHWQSIAEGEVQVVVGARSAIFAPARRLGLIVIDEEHESTFKQETVPRYHARDVAVKRAQLERVPVLLGSATPALETWRNADRGRYVKLAMASRVEGRPMPAVDVIDLRREKKFTGGLSESLREAVHRAVDDGGQVILLLNRRGYHTFVICPHCGDVVKCHACDVAMTHHKGRRLLLCHTCDAERPCPPACPSCGKPGLHYGGIGTERLEKEVIGAFPDRVVRRMDSDTMRRPGSHEEVLAAFKAGDVQILLGTQMIAKGLDFPNVTLVGVVNADTALHLPDFRAAERTFQLVAQVAGRTGRGDKPGRVLVQTYCPDAPAIVHAVRHDYEGFVAVELPEREGHGTPPFHRIVRVIARGPEESVVAKYMERLGVELRGAAEPSVRILGPAPAPILKIRNLYRFHLQARCPTARPLQVLLRDVPGRVPAPGGVELAIDVDPTSML